Proteins encoded together in one Pyxidicoccus trucidator window:
- a CDS encoding MFS transporter, whose protein sequence is MTSSTQTAVPSSARAFGLTWLGQVASLIGSGVTHFALGIEIYKRSGSVTQFSLLTFFYLLPMALLSPLAGTLVDRWDRRKVMLLSDLGSGVATLCIFGLLQASNAGMWTLEPWHFYGPIILGALFSAFRWPAFQASTTLMVPKQHLARANGFVELASGVGQLVSPVLAGVLLLKVGLEGIVLMDLATFAFSMVTLLMVRFPKPPVSAEGAAARGSLWKEMGLGWSFIRSRPGLFGLMWTLAMVNVAMGMVMVLITPLILSFTDAATLGRVMSVSGLGMLFGGIAMGVWGGPKRRIQGVLGFVLLAGLPLMLAVLQPRPWLVGLAAALFLFNVPILSSCAQTLWQQKVPPDVQGRVFSLRRMVNLLGAPVASLLAGVLSDAFFEPWMAPGGALANTVGRVVGTGTGRGIALLLASLGVVLVVQAIAAWQNPHIRNLEDELPDAESQPTSAVVPPTAQPAS, encoded by the coding sequence ATGACCTCATCGACACAGACCGCGGTTCCCAGCTCGGCGCGCGCGTTCGGCCTCACCTGGCTCGGCCAGGTGGCCTCGCTCATCGGCTCGGGCGTGACGCACTTCGCGCTCGGCATCGAGATCTACAAGCGCTCCGGCTCCGTCACGCAGTTCTCGCTGCTCACGTTCTTCTACCTGCTGCCCATGGCGCTGCTGTCCCCGCTGGCGGGCACGCTGGTGGACCGCTGGGACAGGCGCAAGGTGATGCTGCTGAGCGACCTCGGGTCCGGCGTCGCCACGCTGTGCATCTTCGGCCTGCTCCAGGCCAGCAACGCGGGGATGTGGACGCTCGAGCCCTGGCACTTCTACGGGCCCATCATCCTCGGCGCGTTGTTCAGCGCCTTCCGCTGGCCGGCCTTCCAGGCGAGCACCACGCTGATGGTGCCGAAGCAGCACCTCGCGCGGGCCAACGGCTTCGTGGAGCTGGCCTCGGGCGTGGGGCAGCTCGTGTCCCCGGTGCTCGCGGGCGTGCTGCTCCTGAAGGTGGGCCTGGAGGGCATCGTCCTGATGGACCTGGCCACCTTCGCCTTCTCCATGGTGACGCTGCTGATGGTGCGCTTCCCGAAGCCGCCCGTGTCGGCCGAGGGCGCCGCGGCGCGTGGCTCGCTGTGGAAGGAGATGGGCCTGGGCTGGAGCTTCATCCGCTCGCGGCCGGGGCTGTTCGGGCTGATGTGGACGCTGGCGATGGTCAACGTGGCCATGGGCATGGTGATGGTGCTCATCACCCCGCTCATCCTGAGCTTCACGGACGCCGCGACGCTGGGCCGGGTGATGTCCGTGTCCGGCCTGGGGATGCTGTTCGGCGGCATCGCCATGGGCGTGTGGGGCGGGCCGAAGCGCCGCATCCAGGGCGTGCTCGGCTTCGTGCTGCTGGCGGGCCTGCCGCTGATGCTCGCGGTGCTCCAGCCGCGCCCGTGGCTGGTGGGGCTGGCCGCGGCGCTGTTCCTCTTCAACGTCCCCATCCTGTCGAGCTGCGCGCAGACCCTCTGGCAGCAGAAGGTGCCGCCGGACGTCCAGGGCCGCGTGTTCTCGCTGCGGCGCATGGTCAATCTCCTCGGCGCGCCGGTGGCCTCGCTGCTGGCGGGCGTGCTCTCCGATGCCTTCTTCGAGCCCTGGATGGCGCCGGGCGGGGCGCTCGCGAACACGGTGGGCCGCGTGGTGGGGACGGGCACCGGGCGTGGCATCGCGCTGCTGCTCGCGTCCCTGGGCGTGGTGCTGGTCGTCCAGGCCATCGCCGCCTGGCAGAACCCGCACATCCGCAACCTGGAAGATGAGCTGCCGGACGCGGAGTCACAGCCGACCTCCGCGGTGGTGCCACCCACGGCACAGCCCGCGAGCTGA